A stretch of the Archangium violaceum genome encodes the following:
- a CDS encoding sensor histidine kinase, giving the protein MLPLMDLRGCSPPRLDQLLDVVTDGVLALDVQGRPTYVNTSAERLLGRSRNELLGHCLWTELSELKQTELGRACQRALAEGIPETVEEYLGTLGAWLEVRVFPTGQGLLVLLRDVTPLKQVEIEYARLHALVMCAPAVAFVTRGPQHVFELSNPRHRQLHGGREMLGRPAREALPELEGQGLLEVLDRVYVTGAPFVLEQVPLRVEGPDGQREEHFFHLTCQPLRDALGRVDGVAAFAFEVTGSVRACRMAEQRAEEANRTKDEFLATVAHELRTPLTTILGWASILRTNMLSPEKQAHALETVERSARVQAQLVDDLLELSRLVAGKMRLEMQPVSLAPVVEAAMAAVRPAAEARDIRIEPRLEPGVGPVQGDPRRLQQVAGTLLSLAIKFTPEGGQVKLLLRREETHVTLEVAGADGGAPQKQGSQGLGMSIVRYLVELHGGTVQLDGKGRGARVTVRLPSGGT; this is encoded by the coding sequence ATGCTTCCCTTGATGGACCTGCGCGGCTGCTCACCTCCACGGCTCGATCAACTCCTCGACGTTGTCACGGACGGAGTGCTCGCACTCGACGTCCAGGGGCGGCCCACCTACGTCAACACCAGCGCCGAGCGGCTCCTGGGACGCTCCCGGAACGAGCTCCTGGGCCACTGCCTGTGGACGGAGCTGTCGGAGCTGAAGCAGACGGAGCTCGGCAGGGCCTGCCAGCGTGCGCTCGCGGAGGGCATTCCCGAGACCGTGGAGGAGTACCTCGGGACCCTGGGCGCCTGGCTGGAGGTGCGGGTGTTTCCCACCGGACAGGGCCTGCTCGTGCTGCTCCGGGACGTGACGCCGCTCAAGCAGGTGGAGATCGAGTACGCGCGCCTGCACGCGCTCGTGATGTGCGCCCCCGCCGTGGCCTTCGTGACACGCGGGCCCCAGCACGTCTTCGAGCTGTCCAACCCGCGCCACCGCCAGCTCCATGGAGGACGGGAGATGCTCGGCCGGCCCGCCCGCGAGGCCCTGCCGGAGCTGGAGGGTCAGGGCCTGCTCGAGGTGTTGGATCGGGTCTACGTCACCGGCGCGCCCTTCGTCCTGGAGCAGGTGCCGCTGCGGGTGGAGGGGCCCGACGGCCAGCGCGAGGAGCACTTCTTCCACCTCACCTGCCAACCGCTGCGCGACGCGCTCGGGCGGGTGGACGGCGTGGCCGCGTTCGCCTTCGAGGTGACGGGCTCGGTGCGCGCGTGCCGGATGGCGGAGCAACGGGCCGAGGAGGCCAACCGCACCAAGGACGAATTCCTGGCCACCGTCGCGCACGAGCTGCGCACGCCACTCACGACCATCCTCGGGTGGGCCAGCATCCTGCGCACCAACATGCTCTCCCCCGAGAAGCAGGCGCACGCCCTGGAGACGGTGGAGCGCAGCGCCAGGGTCCAGGCGCAGCTCGTCGATGATCTGTTGGAGCTCTCGCGCCTCGTCGCCGGGAAGATGCGCCTGGAGATGCAACCGGTGTCCCTGGCTCCCGTGGTGGAGGCCGCGATGGCCGCGGTGCGCCCCGCGGCGGAGGCCCGGGACATCCGCATCGAGCCCCGGTTGGAGCCCGGCGTGGGCCCCGTCCAGGGAGACCCCCGCCGGCTGCAGCAGGTGGCGGGGACCCTCCTCTCCCTCGCCATCAAGTTCACACCGGAGGGCGGACAGGTGAAGCTCCTGTTGCGGCGCGAGGAGACACACGTGACGCTGGAGGTGGCCGGTGCGGACGGCGGCGCCCCCCAGAAGCAGGGGAGTCAGGGTCTGGGGATGTCCATCGTGCGCTACCTCGTGGAGCTGCACGGAGGAACCGTCCAGCTCGACGGTAAGGGCCGCGGCGCCCGCGTCACCGTGCGGCTCCCGTCGGGTGGGACGTGA
- a CDS encoding hemerythrin domain-containing protein: MINRVETLKRDHGRLRVLLRACDTASAMELPGLLRQLHDAFVPHQRAKEQLYDAVVATCQDASTLTLLNIFRTNLSVMSNAVIGFLVNVDSDPERLWQRFRTVSNALRSLMDTEEKSVFPLCLRQGSSPRPAQVIRFETLSSPSRRDGGR; this comes from the coding sequence ATGATCAACCGCGTGGAGACGTTGAAGAGAGACCATGGTCGGCTGCGTGTGCTCCTCCGGGCCTGCGACACCGCGAGCGCCATGGAACTGCCGGGCCTGCTGCGGCAGCTCCATGACGCCTTCGTGCCCCACCAGCGGGCCAAGGAGCAGCTGTATGACGCCGTGGTCGCCACCTGCCAGGACGCGAGCACGCTCACGCTGCTGAACATCTTCCGCACCAACCTGTCGGTGATGTCCAACGCGGTGATCGGCTTCCTCGTGAACGTGGACTCGGATCCGGAGCGGCTCTGGCAGCGCTTCCGCACGGTGTCCAACGCCCTGCGCTCGCTGATGGACACCGAGGAGAAATCCGTCTTTCCTCTCTGCCTCCGTCAGGGCTCCAGTCCCCGGCCCGCGCAGGTGATTCGCTTCGAGACCCTCTCCTCCCCGTCGCGGCGGGATGGTGGACGATGA
- a CDS encoding GAF domain-containing protein produces MNSRLPEDLSALDDTGRLSSFDPALLDSTPDPELQAIVSEATALSGFPISLVSLVARKIQFFRAHVGLPPDLVAALATDRCTSFCQFVVAGEQGLEVEDATSMSSLPRDLIERYGIRAYVGFPVRVLGRTVGSLCVIDVKPARLEAEVLAKLEELALRVSARLERLANQKPVYKPLSEADEKAWRAWMDVAELQPLMSLGERFSEGKLSLEEFQRGLGALAGLVAQPPAPPSER; encoded by the coding sequence ATGAACTCCCGACTTCCCGAAGATCTCTCGGCGCTCGACGACACGGGGCGGCTGTCCTCCTTCGATCCCGCGCTGCTGGATTCCACGCCGGACCCGGAGCTGCAGGCGATCGTCTCCGAGGCCACGGCGTTGAGCGGCTTCCCCATCTCGCTGGTGAGCCTGGTGGCGCGGAAGATCCAGTTCTTCCGGGCGCACGTGGGGCTGCCGCCGGATCTCGTGGCGGCGCTCGCGACGGACCGCTGCACGTCCTTCTGCCAGTTCGTGGTGGCCGGTGAGCAGGGGCTGGAGGTCGAGGACGCCACGTCCATGTCCAGCCTGCCCCGGGACTTGATCGAGCGTTACGGCATCCGGGCCTACGTGGGCTTTCCGGTGCGGGTGTTGGGCCGGACGGTGGGCTCCCTCTGCGTCATCGACGTGAAGCCGGCGCGGCTGGAAGCCGAGGTGTTGGCGAAGCTGGAGGAGCTGGCCCTGCGAGTCAGCGCCCGGCTGGAACGCCTGGCGAACCAGAAGCCCGTCTACAAACCCCTCTCCGAGGCCGACGAGAAGGCCTGGCGCGCCTGGATGGACGTCGCCGAGCTCCAGCCCCTGATGAGCCTGGGCGAGCGGTTCTCCGAGGGGAAGCTCTCGCTCGAGGAGTTCCAACGGGGCCTCGGAGCCCTGGCGGGACTGGTGGCCCAGCCCCCCGCGCCACCTTCCGAGCGATAA
- a CDS encoding alanyl-tRNA editing protein, whose protein sequence is MTPTERLYFSDPFLFRFTGRVVAHGTWKGAPSLVLDRTAFYPEAGGQMADRGVLGGLALRDVQVDDAGVVHHVLELPEGTGLPEVGAELPGEIDRIRRRVHMALHTGQHMLSRALVDVANAQTVSSRLGETVCTIDVDLDVLDERRVAEAEDLVNSVIDDDIAIRSFFPTPEELAALPLRRAPKVTDNIRVVQIGEFDVSPCGGTHCTRSAQVGMVRVLGVERYKGKGRVLFSAGRRARSELWEEAGTLRSLGRAFSCGPLDVPASVDKLRRDLTDVRESLGAARAKLAEATATELASQLEQSPDKRVVAVLEGATPEYLRSVAARLTSLPEAVVLLAGRSPEGLSVLITRGSGSSFGCGAFLKRAAEAAGGRGGGRPEHAEGRLPPATDWTALVASLLG, encoded by the coding sequence ATGACCCCCACCGAGCGCCTCTACTTCAGCGATCCCTTCCTGTTCCGCTTCACCGGACGCGTCGTCGCGCATGGCACGTGGAAGGGTGCCCCTTCCCTCGTGCTCGACCGCACCGCCTTCTACCCCGAGGCCGGTGGCCAGATGGCCGATCGCGGCGTGCTCGGCGGACTCGCCCTGCGCGACGTGCAGGTGGATGACGCGGGCGTCGTGCACCACGTGCTCGAGCTGCCCGAGGGCACCGGGCTCCCCGAGGTCGGCGCCGAGCTGCCCGGGGAAATCGACCGCATCCGCCGCCGCGTCCACATGGCGCTGCACACCGGCCAGCACATGCTGTCGCGCGCGCTGGTGGACGTGGCCAACGCCCAGACCGTGTCCTCGCGGCTGGGCGAGACGGTGTGCACCATCGACGTGGACCTGGACGTGCTCGACGAGCGGCGCGTCGCCGAGGCCGAGGACCTGGTCAACTCCGTCATCGACGACGACATCGCGATCCGCTCCTTCTTCCCCACCCCCGAGGAGCTCGCCGCCCTCCCCCTGCGCCGCGCCCCCAAGGTGACGGACAACATCCGCGTGGTGCAGATCGGCGAGTTCGACGTGTCGCCCTGCGGCGGCACCCACTGCACGCGCTCGGCGCAGGTGGGGATGGTGCGGGTGCTGGGCGTGGAGCGCTACAAGGGCAAGGGCCGCGTCCTCTTCTCCGCGGGCCGCCGCGCCCGGAGCGAGCTGTGGGAAGAGGCCGGGACGCTGCGCTCGCTGGGCCGCGCCTTCTCGTGCGGACCGCTCGACGTGCCCGCCTCCGTGGACAAGCTGCGCCGCGATCTCACCGACGTGCGTGAGTCGCTCGGCGCCGCCCGGGCGAAGCTCGCCGAGGCCACCGCCACCGAGCTCGCCTCGCAGCTGGAGCAGTCCCCGGACAAGCGCGTGGTGGCGGTACTGGAGGGCGCCACGCCCGAGTACCTGCGCTCCGTCGCCGCGCGCCTCACGAGCCTGCCCGAGGCCGTGGTGCTGCTCGCCGGCCGCTCGCCCGAGGGGCTGTCGGTGCTGATCACCCGGGGCAGCGGCTCCAGCTTCGGCTGCGGCGCCTTCCTCAAGCGCGCCGCCGAGGCGGCGGGTGGACGCGGAGGCGGTCGCCCCGAGCACGCCGAGGGACGTCTTCCCCCTGCCACCGACTGGACGGCCCTCGTGGCCTCGCTGCTCGGCTGA
- a CDS encoding STAUR_1299 family protein, with translation MDAAADELLRLAFDRAPALEANQAIARIRDQEGDELSGSTSYELVLPAENVRSYLLDYTLPRLVDYLESSGAKLPHCGGVFLSVFAGDTLHFLRARDVVELLSRWSGLSMSELKTRYGPR, from the coding sequence ATGGACGCCGCCGCCGACGAACTGCTCCGCCTCGCCTTCGACCGCGCGCCCGCGCTCGAGGCCAACCAGGCCATCGCGCGCATCCGCGACCAGGAGGGCGACGAGCTCTCCGGCTCCACCAGCTACGAGCTCGTCCTCCCGGCCGAGAACGTCCGCTCCTACCTGCTCGACTACACGCTGCCGCGCCTCGTGGACTACCTCGAGTCGAGCGGCGCGAAGCTGCCCCACTGCGGCGGCGTGTTCCTCTCCGTGTTCGCCGGAGACACGCTCCACTTCCTGCGAGCCAGGGACGTGGTGGAGCTGCTCTCCCGCTGGAGCGGCCTGTCCATGTCCGAGCTCAAGACGCGCTACGGGCCCAGATAG
- a CDS encoding DUF4091 domain-containing protein: MIPNLNNTMRALAYVVGVLVLVFGWPARAVSTPSVWAVSSMEKVRPQTAPGARSSVQLFAARNEFVSFQVGLHGGDSGWSGVSASLPALEGPARIEGADIVLYRETLLLVTSPSSTLQSEAGWWPDGLVPDVDETLGEKRQAFPMEVPARESRALWVDVHVPMEAPPGEYHGTVEVVGIGYRAQVDVSLTVVDWVMPSTSSLRTSFLVWTPAVCKAFTGQRECSREDQLRLLSYFQKLGLEHRITLTSHFDAHDIPDWATFDTWWTPFLTGTASLRLPGARMTGVQLLGHPTSEWRADFLSRLGARGWLPLTFATVGDEPPYFSTFEEVRARATLSKQLMPELRILQTIFSLEELERRGLSDLVDIAVVMVDSIFTSRARPREDGALSLYESFLSRPNREIWLYQSCASHGCGSPRAENLPGQGWPSYMLDRPGAKARALEWISFQMGVTGELYYQVAEMLSTAWTDQFTYGGNGDGTLFYPGTVPVIGGTVGVPLPSIRLKLIRQGMQDYEWLKRVGDMGDPGFAHEVAREVVPAPWRVPDDGEPFERARVRLIQRYLLLIGAEVPESVDTYLREHPGPPSRDQVQPVLLGQ; the protein is encoded by the coding sequence ATGATTCCCAATCTGAACAACACCATGAGAGCCCTCGCGTATGTCGTCGGTGTGCTGGTGCTGGTGTTCGGATGGCCCGCCCGGGCGGTTTCCACCCCGTCCGTCTGGGCCGTGAGCAGCATGGAGAAGGTGCGGCCCCAGACCGCACCGGGTGCCCGCTCGAGCGTGCAACTGTTCGCCGCGCGCAATGAGTTCGTCTCCTTCCAGGTGGGACTGCACGGAGGGGACTCGGGGTGGAGCGGGGTGAGCGCGAGCCTTCCCGCGTTGGAAGGCCCCGCGCGCATCGAGGGCGCCGACATCGTCCTCTACCGGGAGACGCTGCTGCTCGTGACCTCCCCCTCCTCCACGCTGCAATCGGAGGCGGGGTGGTGGCCGGACGGGCTGGTGCCGGACGTCGACGAGACCCTGGGAGAGAAGCGCCAGGCCTTCCCGATGGAGGTGCCCGCGCGGGAGTCGCGTGCCCTCTGGGTGGACGTGCACGTGCCGATGGAGGCCCCCCCGGGCGAGTACCACGGCACGGTGGAGGTGGTGGGGATCGGGTACCGCGCGCAGGTGGACGTGTCCCTCACCGTGGTGGACTGGGTGATGCCGAGCACGTCGTCGCTGCGGACGAGCTTCCTCGTGTGGACGCCCGCCGTGTGCAAGGCGTTCACCGGCCAGCGGGAGTGCTCGCGGGAGGATCAGCTGCGGCTCTTGTCGTACTTCCAGAAGCTGGGGCTCGAGCACCGCATCACGCTCACCAGCCACTTCGATGCCCACGACATCCCGGACTGGGCCACCTTCGATACCTGGTGGACTCCCTTCCTCACGGGGACCGCGTCCCTGCGTCTCCCCGGTGCGCGGATGACGGGAGTGCAACTGCTGGGGCACCCCACCTCCGAGTGGCGTGCCGACTTCCTCTCCCGGTTGGGAGCGCGCGGCTGGCTGCCCCTCACCTTCGCCACCGTGGGCGACGAGCCTCCCTATTTCTCCACGTTCGAGGAGGTGCGCGCACGCGCCACGCTGTCGAAACAGCTGATGCCAGAGCTGCGGATACTGCAGACCATCTTCTCCCTCGAGGAGCTGGAGCGGCGGGGACTGAGCGATCTCGTCGACATCGCCGTGGTGATGGTGGACAGCATCTTCACGTCGCGAGCGCGGCCCAGGGAGGACGGGGCTCTTTCGCTCTACGAGTCGTTCCTCAGCCGGCCCAACCGGGAGATCTGGCTCTACCAGAGCTGTGCCAGTCATGGCTGTGGAAGCCCCCGAGCCGAGAACCTGCCAGGGCAGGGGTGGCCCTCGTACATGCTGGACCGTCCGGGCGCGAAGGCTCGGGCCCTGGAATGGATCTCCTTCCAGATGGGCGTGACGGGCGAGCTCTACTACCAGGTGGCGGAGATGCTCTCCACGGCCTGGACGGACCAGTTCACCTATGGTGGCAATGGGGACGGGACGCTCTTCTACCCGGGGACGGTCCCCGTCATTGGAGGAACCGTGGGCGTGCCGCTGCCCTCGATTCGGCTCAAGCTCATCCGTCAGGGGATGCAGGATTACGAGTGGCTGAAGCGGGTGGGCGACATGGGAGATCCGGGGTTCGCGCACGAGGTGGCGCGAGAGGTCGTCCCCGCCCCCTGGCGGGTCCCCGACGACGGCGAGCCCTTCGAGCGGGCCCGCGTGCGGCTCATCCAGCGCTACCTCCTGCTCATCGGCGCCGAGGTTCCCGAATCCGTGGACACGTACCTGCGTGAGCACCCCGGCCCGCCGTCGCGAGACCAGGTCCAGCCCGTGCTCCTGGGTCAGTGA
- a CDS encoding protein-L-isoaspartate(D-aspartate) O-methyltransferase, giving the protein MGDVALAEALRRQGISNTRVLGVIRDLERAEFVPESMRSSAGEDAPLPIGHGQTISQPFIVAFMTQALNPQPGERVLEIGTGSGYQTAVLSRLCGQVYTVEAVPELAGQARERLGRLGLDNIHYQVGDGTAGWPEAAPFDAIIGTAAPERLPPALYQQLRPGGRLVLPVGPRHGAQELIRVTRPLAGETPTVEKLLSVRFVPMTSTPPPRLLH; this is encoded by the coding sequence ATGGGTGACGTGGCGCTCGCGGAAGCACTTCGGCGGCAGGGCATTTCCAACACGCGTGTGCTCGGGGTGATCCGGGACCTCGAACGGGCGGAGTTCGTTCCGGAGTCGATGCGGAGCTCGGCCGGGGAGGACGCGCCGCTCCCCATCGGCCATGGGCAGACGATCAGCCAACCGTTCATCGTGGCCTTCATGACACAGGCCTTGAACCCCCAGCCCGGGGAGCGGGTGTTGGAGATTGGAACGGGCTCCGGCTACCAGACGGCCGTGCTCTCCCGGCTGTGTGGCCAGGTGTACACGGTGGAGGCCGTTCCCGAGCTCGCCGGGCAGGCCCGCGAGCGACTGGGGCGGCTCGGGCTCGACAACATCCACTACCAGGTAGGCGATGGCACGGCTGGCTGGCCGGAGGCCGCGCCCTTCGACGCCATCATCGGCACCGCGGCGCCCGAGCGGCTCCCCCCCGCGCTCTACCAACAGCTCCGGCCGGGCGGTCGCCTGGTGCTTCCGGTGGGCCCACGGCATGGCGCGCAGGAGCTGATCCGCGTCACCCGGCCGCTGGCGGGGGAGACACCCACGGTGGAGAAGCTGCTGTCCGTGCGCTTCGTCCCGATGACGAGCACGCCGCCGCCGCGGCTCCTGCACTGA
- the thrC gene encoding threonine synthase: MSKPAFHAEYACSEGCGFRTSLLEVVYRCPRCQGLLEVAHDVEALRSVPAEEWRRRFEQRFGSARLPYASGVWGKHEWVLPELPAEDIVSLGEGRVPLKPLPRMAAELGLASLDLKECGVSPTGSFKDWGMTVLVSSVKHMRARGVPIRAVACASTGDTSAALSAYCAAAGIPSVVFLPKDKVSLSQLVQPVANGARVLSLDTDFDGCMKLVQQVTQDAGLYLANSMNSLRIEGQKVVAIELCQDLGWEPPDWVVIPGGNLGNASALGKGFELMLALGVISKRPRIAVAQAQRANPLMRSFRGGFKDLQPMQAERTLASAIQIGNPVSFRRAVRILKSFDGVVEEATESELANAAARADREGTFTCPHTGVALAALEKLVAQGVIARGARVAVVSTAHGLKFPDFKVGYHRGALADVTSRYANPPVDLPADLGAVKKALADL; this comes from the coding sequence ATGAGCAAGCCAGCCTTTCACGCCGAGTATGCCTGCAGCGAGGGGTGCGGATTCCGTACCTCGCTGCTGGAGGTCGTCTACCGCTGCCCGCGCTGCCAGGGATTGCTGGAGGTGGCACACGACGTGGAGGCGCTGCGTTCGGTGCCCGCGGAGGAGTGGCGGCGCCGCTTCGAGCAGCGCTTCGGCTCCGCGAGGCTGCCGTACGCCTCGGGCGTCTGGGGCAAGCACGAGTGGGTGCTCCCGGAGCTGCCGGCGGAGGACATCGTCTCGCTGGGAGAGGGGCGGGTGCCGCTCAAGCCACTGCCGCGCATGGCGGCGGAGCTGGGGCTGGCGAGCCTCGACCTGAAGGAGTGTGGTGTCTCGCCGACGGGCAGCTTCAAGGACTGGGGCATGACGGTCCTGGTGTCGTCGGTGAAGCACATGCGCGCGCGGGGAGTGCCCATCCGGGCGGTGGCGTGCGCGTCCACGGGGGACACGTCGGCGGCGCTGTCGGCCTACTGCGCGGCGGCGGGGATTCCCTCGGTGGTGTTCCTGCCGAAGGACAAGGTGTCGCTGTCGCAGCTCGTGCAGCCGGTGGCCAACGGGGCGCGGGTGCTGTCGCTGGACACGGACTTCGACGGCTGCATGAAGCTGGTGCAGCAGGTGACGCAGGACGCGGGCCTGTACCTGGCCAACTCGATGAACTCGCTGCGCATCGAGGGGCAGAAGGTGGTGGCCATCGAGCTGTGCCAGGACCTGGGCTGGGAGCCACCGGACTGGGTGGTGATTCCGGGCGGCAACCTGGGCAACGCGAGCGCGCTGGGCAAGGGCTTCGAGCTGATGCTCGCGCTGGGCGTCATCTCCAAGCGGCCGAGGATCGCGGTGGCGCAGGCGCAGCGGGCCAACCCGCTGATGAGGTCCTTCCGTGGGGGCTTCAAGGATCTGCAGCCGATGCAGGCCGAGCGCACGCTGGCGTCGGCGATCCAGATTGGAAACCCGGTGTCGTTCCGGCGCGCGGTGCGCATCCTGAAGAGCTTCGACGGAGTGGTGGAGGAGGCGACGGAGTCCGAGCTGGCCAACGCGGCGGCGCGGGCGGACCGGGAAGGCACCTTCACGTGCCCGCACACGGGCGTGGCGCTGGCGGCGCTGGAGAAGCTGGTGGCCCAGGGAGTGATTGCCCGGGGTGCGCGGGTGGCGGTGGTGTCCACGGCGCACGGGCTGAAGTTCCCTGACTTCAAGGTGGGCTACCACCGGGGAGCGCTGGCGGACGTGACGAGCCGGTACGCCAATCCGCCCGTGGATCTCCCGGCGGACCTGGGCGCGGTGAAGAAGGCCCTCGCGGATTTGTGA
- a CDS encoding ureidoglycolate lyase, with product MSIQARPLTREAFAPFGDVIGLELSGGSSANQGTATRYDRVAQLTSGRPGAQPNLAVFRSVARALPFQVRLLERHPCSTQMFVPLACRRFLVVVCPDDAQGEPDLSRLQAFVCGPGQGINYRPNVWHHPIIALDGPADFLMLAWEDGSALDCEERPLSTTLSVTSD from the coding sequence ATGTCCATCCAAGCGCGGCCTCTCACACGCGAGGCGTTCGCCCCCTTCGGCGACGTCATCGGCCTGGAGCTCTCCGGGGGCTCCAGCGCCAACCAGGGAACGGCCACCCGGTATGACCGGGTCGCCCAGCTCACCAGCGGCCGGCCCGGGGCCCAACCCAACCTCGCCGTGTTCCGCTCGGTGGCCAGGGCCCTGCCCTTCCAGGTCCGCCTCCTGGAGCGCCACCCCTGCTCCACCCAGATGTTCGTGCCGCTCGCGTGCCGGCGCTTCCTCGTCGTCGTGTGCCCGGATGACGCGCAGGGAGAGCCGGACCTCTCCCGCCTGCAAGCGTTCGTGTGCGGCCCCGGCCAGGGCATCAACTACCGCCCCAATGTCTGGCACCACCCCATCATCGCGCTCGACGGGCCAGCCGATTTCCTGATGCTCGCGTGGGAGGACGGCTCCGCGCTCGACTGCGAGGAGCGTCCCCTCTCCACCACCCTGAGCGTCACGAGTGACTGA
- the tmk gene encoding dTMP kinase codes for MSPARKPARSGRLIVLEGLDGAGTTTQVERLASALRAGGQSVLTTREPSDGPVGVLIRQALTGRVVLPGSAGPQPLAQETLALLYAADRTDHLRAKVLPALDAGQVVLSDRSVLSSLAYQGASLPMEWVESLNAYAVPADLTLFVEVSIEVAARRRAARGGPEELFDAEEKQRRISKQYEAAMRLRGKREHVVRIDGDQPVEAVTAECLAQVRKLLGRKPGRAAVR; via the coding sequence GTGAGCCCGGCCCGGAAGCCCGCGCGCAGTGGGCGTCTCATCGTTCTGGAAGGTCTCGACGGCGCGGGGACCACCACGCAGGTGGAGCGGCTGGCGTCCGCGCTGCGGGCCGGGGGCCAATCCGTCCTCACCACGCGTGAGCCCTCGGATGGGCCGGTCGGAGTTCTGATCCGTCAGGCGCTGACGGGGCGGGTGGTGCTGCCCGGTTCCGCGGGCCCACAACCCCTGGCGCAGGAGACGCTGGCGCTGCTGTACGCGGCGGACCGGACGGATCACCTGCGCGCCAAGGTGCTGCCAGCGCTGGATGCGGGGCAGGTGGTGCTGAGCGATCGCTCCGTGCTCTCGTCGCTCGCCTACCAGGGGGCGTCGTTGCCCATGGAGTGGGTGGAGTCGCTCAACGCGTACGCGGTGCCGGCGGACCTGACGCTCTTCGTCGAGGTGTCCATCGAGGTGGCGGCGAGGCGTCGGGCGGCGCGGGGTGGGCCGGAGGAGCTCTTCGACGCGGAGGAGAAGCAGCGCCGCATCTCCAAGCAGTACGAGGCGGCCATGCGGCTGCGCGGCAAGCGCGAGCACGTGGTGCGCATCGATGGAGACCAGCCGGTGGAGGCCGTGACGGCGGAGTGTCTGGCCCAGGTGCGCAAATTGCTCGGACGCAAACCCGGGCGCGCCGCGGTGCGGTAG
- a CDS encoding competence/damage-inducible protein A: MEPTGAAAVIIGNEVLTAKVVDANGPHLIRRLREVGIPLRSLEIVPDEVDVIVDAVARARLRAKYVFTSGGIGPTHDDVTVRAVALAMGRKVVRLPEMVALIHEKAVDTPTAEALRLADAPEGAVLIHQPGSWYPVLTVEDVFMLPGVPQLFRTQLDAVLSRLRGTPVHLRMLYLNLGESAVAAVLDRVALDMPHVAIGSYPMFDRTLDYLVKVTVEGVEKDAVEEAMARLLAGLPAGSVLRTE; the protein is encoded by the coding sequence ATGGAGCCCACGGGCGCAGCGGCGGTCATCATTGGTAACGAGGTCCTCACGGCGAAGGTGGTGGATGCCAACGGTCCCCACCTCATCCGGCGTCTGCGCGAGGTGGGTATTCCCCTGCGTTCGCTGGAGATCGTCCCCGACGAGGTGGACGTCATCGTGGATGCGGTGGCGCGGGCGCGCCTGCGGGCGAAGTACGTCTTCACGAGTGGGGGCATCGGGCCCACGCATGACGACGTGACGGTGCGCGCGGTGGCGCTGGCCATGGGACGCAAGGTGGTGCGGCTGCCGGAGATGGTGGCGCTGATCCACGAGAAGGCAGTGGACACGCCGACGGCCGAGGCCCTGCGGCTGGCGGATGCCCCGGAGGGCGCGGTGCTGATCCACCAACCGGGGAGTTGGTATCCGGTGCTGACGGTGGAGGACGTGTTCATGCTGCCCGGAGTGCCGCAGCTCTTCCGGACGCAATTGGACGCGGTGCTGTCGCGGCTGCGGGGCACGCCGGTGCACCTGAGGATGCTGTACCTGAACCTGGGAGAGAGCGCCGTCGCGGCGGTGTTGGATCGGGTCGCGCTGGACATGCCGCACGTGGCGATCGGCTCGTATCCGATGTTCGACCGGACACTGGACTACCTGGTGAAGGTGACGGTGGAGGGCGTGGAAAAGGACGCCGTGGAAGAGGCCATGGCCCGGCTCCTGGCGGGGCTACCAGCGGGCTCGGTGTTGCGCACCGAGTAG